In Drosophila simulans strain w501 chromosome X, Prin_Dsim_3.1, whole genome shotgun sequence, one DNA window encodes the following:
- the LOC6726519 gene encoding syntaxin-16, with product MTSRNLTEVFVIMRNNASKNRSHYDDRRGSDAERLLKHSVREAEEGLELQDDYGTPPAWLDKFEEAQYTMSKIKPKLDELGSLHARHLLRPAFDDQRDDECDIEVLSQIVSKLITSTHRHIQCVRSSIGVGSKMEQCLTANAVHCALLQLQELTVKFRASQNAYLLQLNSREERSQKYFDDGGGAGDVFTNVELGEQSAENFVDSFDNFLQPPAEGKSGNGYLFEDDDQAIDDHFQRPPASRMTQQQLLLFEEENTRVAQHREQEVTKIVKSIYDLNDIFKDLGHMVQEQGTVLDRIDYNVEQTQTRVSEGLRQLHKAEMYQRKNRKMCVILVLAAVTFFMLLLLILTKL from the exons ATGACGTCGCGCAACCTGACGGAGGTGTTCGTCATCATGCGCAACAATGCGTCCAAGAACCGGAGTCACTACGACGATCGG AGGGGCAGCGATGCGGAGCGCCTGCTGAAGCATTCGGTGCGCGAGGCGGAAGAGGGACTGGAGCTGCAGGACGACTACGGCACGCCGCCCGCCTGGCTGGATAAGTTCGAGGAGGCGCAGTACACCATGTCCAA GATCAAGCCGAAGCTGGATGAACTGGGCTCCCTGCACGCACGCCACCTCCTGCGACCCGCCTTCGATGATCAGCGGGACGACGAGTGCGACATCGAGGTGCTCAGCCAAATCGTCTCCAAGCTGATCACCTCCACGCACCGGCACATCCAGTGCGTGCGCAGCAGCATCGGCGTGGGCAGCAAGATGGAGCAGTGCCTGACCGCCAACGCGGTGCACTGCGccctgctccagctgcaggaGCTGACGGTGAAATTCCGTGCCAGCCAGAATGCCTACCTGCTTCAGCTAAACTCCCGCGAGGAGCGCTCGCAGAAGTActtcgacgacggcggcggcgctGGCGACGTCTTCACCAACGTGGAGCTGGGCGAGCAGAGCGCCGAGAACTTCGTCGACTCCTTCGACAACTTCCTGCAGCCGCCGGCGGAGGGCAAGTCCGGCAACGGCTATCTGTTCGAGGACGACGACCAGGCCATCGACGACCACTTCCAGAGGCCGCCGGCCAGCCGGATGACccaacagcagctgctgctcttcGAGGAGGAGAACACGCGCGTGGCGCAGCACCGCGAGCAGGAGGTGACCAAGATAGTCAAGTCCATCTACGACCTGAACGACATCTTCAAGGACCTGGGCCACATGGTCCAGGAGCAGGGCACCGTGCTCGACCGCATCGACTACAACGTGGAGCAGACGCAGACGCGCGTCTCGGAGGGACTGCGCCAGCTGCACAAGGCGGAAATGTATCAGCGCAAGAACCGCAAGATGTGcgtcatcctcgtcctcgcgGCGGTCACCTTCttcatgctgctgctgctcatcctGACCAAGCTCTAG
- the LOC6726517 gene encoding uncharacterized protein LOC6726517 gives MGNQSTQTKTSPTTTANKSTQTEPGNDGNVQASVIAMLTGLDSILDMKPSRSPSPEEHQRLNELLSNCFLLREVLESRKRTLPEEELTGLLTTILEQSPDGKPLAKRQKPERQEEESSGQSLSNMRDINEK, from the exons ATGGGCAATCAGTCTACCCAGACTAAGACTTCGCCAACCACGACAGCGAATAAGTCTACCCAGACGGAACCTGGCAATGATGGCAACGTGCAAGCTAGCGTGATCGCAATGCTGACAGGATTGGACTCGATCTTGGACATGAAGCCTAGCAGAAGTCCTTCGCCCGAAGAGCACCAGCGCCTTAATGAGCTGTTGTCCAACTGCTTTTTGCTGCGCGA AGTACTGGAGTCAAGGAAGCGAACGCTTCCCGAGGAGGAACTAACTGGGCTTCTAACTACGATACTAGAGCAAAGTCCAGATGGGAAACCGCTGGCTAAGCGGCAGAAGCCGGAGCGCCAGGAAGAAGAGTCCTCAGGGCAG AGCCTTTCAAACATGCGGGACATTAACGAAAAATGA
- the LOC6726518 gene encoding RNA-binding protein pno1 — MEAENIKADAFEPAKRATKRGASGGGQQDVEMQVDEATGIEGQVLGSARASAPPKAKRARSELRKVSVPPHRYASLKTHWMQIFTPVVEHMKLQIRFNMKARQVELRVGPETPDIANLQRGADFVRAFLCGFEVDDALALLRLEDLFVESFEIKDVKTLRGDHQSRAIGRLAGKGGRTKFTIENVTKTRIVLADSKIHILGSYQNIQLARRAVCNLILGSPPSKVYSNLRSVASRLSERM, encoded by the coding sequence ATGGAGGCAGAGAACATTAAGGCAGACGCATTCGAGCCGGCGAAGAGGGCCACTAAGCGCGGAGCCAGCGGGGGCGGGCAGCAGGACGTGGAGATGCAGGTGGACGAGGCGACCGGCATTGAGGGCCAGGTGCTGGGATCTGCGCGAGCATCGGCGCCGCCCAAGGCGAAGCGGGCCAGGAGCGAGCTGCGCAAGGTGTCCGTGCCGCCACACAGGTACGCCTCGCTCAAGACTCACTGGATGCAGATCTTCACGCCCGTGGTGGAGCACATGAAGTTGCAAATCCGCTTCAACATGAAGGCGCGCCAGGTGGAGCTGCGTGTGGGCCCCGAGACGCCGGACATAGCCAACCTGCAGCGCGGCGCCGACTTCGTGCGCGCCTTCCTCTGCGGCTTCGAAGTGGACGACGCCCTGGCTCTGCTGCGTCTGGAGGATCTGTTCGTCGAGTCGTTCGAAATCAAGGACGTGAAGACGCTGCGCGGCGACCATCAGTCGCGCGCCATCGGCCGCCTCGCCGGCAAGGGTGGCCGCACCAAGTTCACCATCGAGAACGTGACCAAGACCCGCATCGTGCTAGCCGACAGCAAGATCCACATCCTGGGCAGCTACCAGAACATTCAGCTGGCGCGCCGCGCCGTCTGCAACCTGATCCTCGGCTCGCCGCCCAGCAAGGTGTACAGCAACCTGCGGTCAGTCGCCTCGCGCCTCTCGGAGCGCATGTGA